The genome window CAGCAGATACGAAAGAATCAGACCTGCATGGGTATTAAACAAACCCGTCTCCCGCAGCAGCACAAACATACCCGAGAGCACCGATACCTGGGGGAACATGGTCATGGCCAGCACCAGGTAAAGTACGGCGTTTTTAGGGGGAAAGCGCAGCCGGCCCAGGGCATAAGCGGCCATCACCCCCAGCACTAGGCAGATCAGGGTGGCCCCCCCTGCCACAATCAGCGAGTTGAGCAGGTTGCGGCCAAACTCCGCTCCGCTAAAGACATTCTGGTAATGCGTAAGGGTGAAGGGCACCGGCAAAAAACTGGGGTTCGAACTAAACAGCGCGTCGCTGGTCTTGAAGCTGCTAATCACCGCCCAGTAAAAAGGAAACACGCTGTAGACCACGATAAAGACCACCAGCGCATAAAACAGCAGCCGCCCCAGGTAGTAACTCCAACCTCTAGTCCTCACCGCGCACCCCCTTTCCGGCTACGCGCATGTAGAGCACCACAAAGATAAAGATGATCACCAAAATCGCCACCGATACCGCAGAACCGTAACCCAGATCCTGAAAGTCAATCAGGGTCTGGCGGTTGTAAATGGCCAGGCTTCGGGTAGCGGTATTGACCCCCACCATCACGAAAATTACGTCGAAAACCCGCAGCGCATCCAGGGTGCGGAAAATAAGGGCCACCACCAGGGCCGGGGTGAGCAGCGGGAGCGTGAGCGTCCAGAACTGCTGCCACTTGCTGGCCCCGTCAATGTCGGCGGCCTCGTAGATGTCGGACGGAATCAGTTGCAACCCGGCCAAAAGCAGCAAGGCCATAAAGGGTGTGGTCTTCCACACATCCACCGCCACCATGGCCCACAGCACGGTATTGGGGTTGGCCAGGAAGGCGATTTTGTTGGCCACCAAACCGGTATTTACCAGGATGACGTTGATCACCCCGTAGATGTCGTTGAGCATCCACTGCCACATCTTGGCCGAGACCACCGTGGGGATGGCCCAGGGAATCAGGATGGCCGCCCGTACGATACCCCGGCCCCTGAAGTTGGAGTGAATCACCAGGGCAATGGCCAGTCCCAAAACGGTCTCGAGGAAAACCGAGACCACCGTAAAACGCAAGGTGTTCCAAAGTGCGCCTCTAAAGTCGGGATCCTGCAGCAAAAAAATGTAATTTTTGAAACCCACAAATTCGGTCGGCTCCACGAACGAAATATCGGCCCGGTGAAACGAGTAGTAAAAGACCTGAGCCAGTGGGTAGCCAGCCACGAACGCCACCACCAGGAGCGTAGGCAGTACCAGCAGCCAGGCTAAGCGGGTTTGTCGAATTGTGAGCATCTACATACACCTCCACCCAAAGTCGAACCTCGACAGCCAGCGGTATTGTTCCAAGACACCGCTACTATATTGCTTTGTGCAGGCATATTCAAAGCGTGGTTCTCAGCCCTACCTGGCCGCATCATATGTCATGCAACGCGACCGTGAGAGAGCCTCCCTAAAAGTTAGTGTGGGTAACTCTATAAAGGATTGGGGCCGGATATCCGACCCCAATCTCGCACCACTATGGCAGTCTAGCGCAGAATGCGCCGGAAGGCAGCTTCCATGTCCCTCACGGCCTGGGCCGCGGGCTTACGTCCAGTGATAGCTTCGTGTACACCCGTCCAGAAGGCCTCGGAGACCTGGTTGTAGCGGGCACCCGCTACGCCCGAAGGACGGCCCACGGCGTTTTGGAACACCGGCAGCAGATCCTTGAAGAAGGCGTTCTTGGCCAGCACCTGAGGGTCGTTGTACAGGGCGGGCCGGGTGGGGAGACGCGAAAGGCTGATGGCGTTGTCTTTCTGGACTTCCACGCTGGTCAGGTACTTGACCAGATCAGCAGCAACCCGCTGGTTGCGGGAGTAGGTCGAGACCATCAACTGCCAGCCGCCCAGGGTTGCGGCGTTCCGGCCGCCTTGGCCTGCTC of Meiothermus sp. contains these proteins:
- a CDS encoding carbohydrate ABC transporter permease, whose amino-acid sequence is MRTRGWSYYLGRLLFYALVVFIVVYSVFPFYWAVISSFKTSDALFSSNPSFLPVPFTLTHYQNVFSGAEFGRNLLNSLIVAGGATLICLVLGVMAAYALGRLRFPPKNAVLYLVLAMTMFPQVSVLSGMFVLLRETGLFNTHAGLILSYLLFTLPFTVWVLTGYFRGLPRELEEAAYVDGATPMQTLIKVMLPLTGPGLVTTGLLAFIAAWNEYLFALTFTIGNNVRTVPVAIASFGGATPFEIPWGSIMAASVVVTVPLVILVLIFQQRIVAGLTAGAVKG
- a CDS encoding carbohydrate ABC transporter permease, encoding MLTIRQTRLAWLLVLPTLLVVAFVAGYPLAQVFYYSFHRADISFVEPTEFVGFKNYIFLLQDPDFRGALWNTLRFTVVSVFLETVLGLAIALVIHSNFRGRGIVRAAILIPWAIPTVVSAKMWQWMLNDIYGVINVILVNTGLVANKIAFLANPNTVLWAMVAVDVWKTTPFMALLLLAGLQLIPSDIYEAADIDGASKWQQFWTLTLPLLTPALVVALIFRTLDALRVFDVIFVMVGVNTATRSLAIYNRQTLIDFQDLGYGSAVSVAILVIIFIFVVLYMRVAGKGVRGED